One region of Alosa alosa isolate M-15738 ecotype Scorff River chromosome 1, AALO_Geno_1.1, whole genome shotgun sequence genomic DNA includes:
- the mcm6l gene encoding MCM6 minichromosome maintenance deficient 6, like isoform X2, protein MDPTVETTTTGVQVKDDLSEKCQKLFLEFLEEFQDKSGEILYLPDAQELIRPERNTLTVSFTNIEHYNQQLATTIQEEYYRVYPYLCRAVRHFARDHGNIPPSKEFYVSFSDFPSRLKIRELTSTRIGTLIRISGQVVRTHPVHPELVSGTFLCLDCQSVVKDVEQQFKYTQPSICKNPVCANRKRFMLDTNKSRFVDFQKVRIQETQAELPRGSIPRSMEVVLRAEAVETAQAGDRCDFTGTLIVVPDVSAMALSGTRAETSSRVTGKEGFDQDGIQGLKALGVRELSYRLAFLACHVGPTNPRFGGKELRQEDQTAESVKNQMTVQEWEKVFEMSQDKNLYHNLCSSLFPTIHGNDEIKRGILLMLFGGVAKTTMEGTSLRGDINVCIVGDPSTSKSQFLKHVEDFAPRAVYTSGKASSAAGLTAAVVKDEESHEFVIEAGALMLADNGVCCIDEFDKMDLKDQVAIHEAMEQQTISITKAGVKATLNARTSILAAANPIDGRYNRSKSLKQNVNMSAPIMSRFDLFFILVDECNEVTDYAIARRIVDLHARNVESVERIYETDEIQRYILFARQFQPKIVSEAQEFIVDQYKRLRQRDSSGTAKSSWRITVRQLESMLRLSEAMARLYCSDEVQPKHVKEAFRLLNKSIIRVDSPDINFDQDQEDNEDLDDQNDVMNEAHQKQNGINGTNGHAMETEQPGEDKPAAAKPALRMSFSEYRRVSNLLVLHMQKMEQYICVCMSFCFPLCQWMRRPR, encoded by the exons ATGGATCCTACTGTTGAAACGACTACCACTGGTGTACAAGTAAAAGATGATCTCTCTGAAAAATGTCAGAAATTATTCCTTGAGTTCTTGGAGGA GTTTCAGGATAAAAGTGGGGAGATTTTATACCTGCCTGACGCCCAAGAGCTGATTCGACCTGAGAGAAATACTCTTACTGTCAGCTTTACCAACATCGAGCATTATAATCAGCAGTTAGCTACCACCATACAAGAGGAGTACTACAG GGTGTACCCATACCTCTGCAGAGCTGTGCGCCATTTTGCCCGTGACCATGGGAACATACCACCATCTAAAGAATTTTATGTGTCCTTCTCAGATTTCCCATCTCGACTGAA GATCCGAGAACTCACCTCTACTCGGATAGGCACCTTGATACGCATCAGTGGGCAGGTGGTGCGTACCCACCCCGTGCATCCAGAGCTGGTCAGTGGCACCTTCCTGTGTCTTGATTGCCAGTCGGTCGTCAAGGACGTGGAGCAGCAGTTTAAGTACACCCAGCCCTCCATCTGCAAGAATCCGGTGTGTGCCAACCGCAAGAGGTTCATGTTGGACACAAACAAGTCACGATTTGTTGACTTCCAAAAG GTGCGTATCCAGGAGACGCAGGCAGAGCTGCCGCGAGGCTCCATCCCGCGCAGCATGGAGGTGGTGCTGAGGGCTGAGGCGGTGGAGACTGCCCAAGCCGGCGACCGCTGTGACTTCACCGGCACCCTCATCGTTGTGCCGGACGTCTCTGCGATGGCATTGTCAG GCACCAGGGCTGAGACCAGCAGCAGGGTGACTGGTAAGGAGGGCTTTGACCAGGACGGGATCCAGGGGCTGAAGGCTCTGGGCGTGAGGGAGCTGTCATACAGACTGGCCTTCTTAGCCTGCCATGTTGGCCCCACTAACCCCAGG TTTGGTGGTAAAGAGCTTCGTCAGGAGGACCAGACCGCAGAGAGTGTGAAGAACCAGATGACCGTTCAGGAGTGGGAGAAGGTGTTTGAGATGAGCCAGGACAAAAACCTCTACCACAACCTCTGCAGCAGCCTCTTCCCCACCATTCATG GTAATGATGAGATTAAGAGAGGAATATTGCTGATGCTCTTTGGAGGTGTTGCCAAAACCACCATGGAGGGAACTTCACTGAGGGGGGATATTAATGTGTGCATTGTTGGAGACCCCAGTACATCCAAGAGCCAGTTTCTCAA GCACGTTGAGGATTTTGCTCCCCGTGCTGTTTACACAAGTGGGAAGGCAAGTAGCGCCGCTGGTCTGACTGCCGCTGTGGTGAAAGATGAGGAGTCGCACGAGTTTGTCATCGAGGCTGGGGCTCTCATGCTGGCGGACAAT GGTGTGTGCTGTATTGATGAGTTTGATAAAATGGACCTAAAGGATCAGGTTGCTATCCATGAAGCTATGGAGCAGCAGACCATTTCAATCACCAAGGCTGGAGTCAAG GCCACCCTGAATGCCCGCACTTCCATCTTGGCTGCAGCGAATCCCATTGATGGCCGGTACAACCGTTCCAAGTCCCTGAAGCAGAATGTCAACATGTCTGCTCCCATCATGTCCAGATTCGACTTGTTCTTCATTCTGGTGGATGAGTGCAATGAG GTGACTGACTATGCTATCGCTAGGCGCATTGTGGACCTGCATGCTCGAAATGTGGAGTCAGTGGAGAGGATCTACGAAACAGACGAGATCCAGAGATATATTCTCTTTGCACGTCAGTTCCAGCCAAAG ATTGTGTCAGAGGCCCAGGAGTTTATTGTGGACCAGTACAAGCGTCTGCGCCAGAGGGACAGCAGCGGCACGGCCAAGTCATCCTGGCGCATCACCGTTAGGCAGCTGGAGAGCATGCTCAGACTGTCCGAGGCCATGGCCAGACTCTACTGCTCCGATGAG GTTCAACCCAAACATGTAAAAGAAGCCTTCCGGTTACTTAACAAGTCCATCATCCGTGTTGACTCCCCCGACATCAATTTTGATCAAGACCAAGAGGATAATGAGGATCTTGATG ATCAGAACGACGTGATGAATGAGGCTCACCAAAAACAGAATGGCATCAATGGAACAAATGGCCACGCCATGGAAACCGAGCAGCCTGGTGAGGACAAGCCTGCAGCTGCCAAGCCTGCGCTCCGCATGTCCTTCTCAGAGTACCGGAGGGTGTCCAATCTACTGGTCCTCCACATGCAGAAGATGGAGCAGT acatttgtgtctgtatgtctttcTGTTTCCCTTTGTGTCAGTGGATGAGGAGGCCTCGCTGA
- the mcm6l gene encoding MCM6 minichromosome maintenance deficient 6, like isoform X1: MDPTVETTTTGVQVKDDLSEKCQKLFLEFLEEFQDKSGEILYLPDAQELIRPERNTLTVSFTNIEHYNQQLATTIQEEYYRVYPYLCRAVRHFARDHGNIPPSKEFYVSFSDFPSRLKIRELTSTRIGTLIRISGQVVRTHPVHPELVSGTFLCLDCQSVVKDVEQQFKYTQPSICKNPVCANRKRFMLDTNKSRFVDFQKVRIQETQAELPRGSIPRSMEVVLRAEAVETAQAGDRCDFTGTLIVVPDVSAMALSGTRAETSSRVTGKEGFDQDGIQGLKALGVRELSYRLAFLACHVGPTNPRFGGKELRQEDQTAESVKNQMTVQEWEKVFEMSQDKNLYHNLCSSLFPTIHGNDEIKRGILLMLFGGVAKTTMEGTSLRGDINVCIVGDPSTSKSQFLKHVEDFAPRAVYTSGKASSAAGLTAAVVKDEESHEFVIEAGALMLADNGVCCIDEFDKMDLKDQVAIHEAMEQQTISITKAGVKATLNARTSILAAANPIDGRYNRSKSLKQNVNMSAPIMSRFDLFFILVDECNEVTDYAIARRIVDLHARNVESVERIYETDEIQRYILFARQFQPKIVSEAQEFIVDQYKRLRQRDSSGTAKSSWRITVRQLESMLRLSEAMARLYCSDEVQPKHVKEAFRLLNKSIIRVDSPDINFDQDQEDNEDLDDQNDVMNEAHQKQNGINGTNGHAMETEQPGEDKPAAAKPALRMSFSEYRRVSNLLVLHMQKMEQLDEEASLKKSELINWYLKELESEIDSEAELIAKKSLIERVIHRLIHYDHIIIELTKTGLKKVGDKGEEPVMEEDPYLVVNPNYILED; this comes from the exons ATGGATCCTACTGTTGAAACGACTACCACTGGTGTACAAGTAAAAGATGATCTCTCTGAAAAATGTCAGAAATTATTCCTTGAGTTCTTGGAGGA GTTTCAGGATAAAAGTGGGGAGATTTTATACCTGCCTGACGCCCAAGAGCTGATTCGACCTGAGAGAAATACTCTTACTGTCAGCTTTACCAACATCGAGCATTATAATCAGCAGTTAGCTACCACCATACAAGAGGAGTACTACAG GGTGTACCCATACCTCTGCAGAGCTGTGCGCCATTTTGCCCGTGACCATGGGAACATACCACCATCTAAAGAATTTTATGTGTCCTTCTCAGATTTCCCATCTCGACTGAA GATCCGAGAACTCACCTCTACTCGGATAGGCACCTTGATACGCATCAGTGGGCAGGTGGTGCGTACCCACCCCGTGCATCCAGAGCTGGTCAGTGGCACCTTCCTGTGTCTTGATTGCCAGTCGGTCGTCAAGGACGTGGAGCAGCAGTTTAAGTACACCCAGCCCTCCATCTGCAAGAATCCGGTGTGTGCCAACCGCAAGAGGTTCATGTTGGACACAAACAAGTCACGATTTGTTGACTTCCAAAAG GTGCGTATCCAGGAGACGCAGGCAGAGCTGCCGCGAGGCTCCATCCCGCGCAGCATGGAGGTGGTGCTGAGGGCTGAGGCGGTGGAGACTGCCCAAGCCGGCGACCGCTGTGACTTCACCGGCACCCTCATCGTTGTGCCGGACGTCTCTGCGATGGCATTGTCAG GCACCAGGGCTGAGACCAGCAGCAGGGTGACTGGTAAGGAGGGCTTTGACCAGGACGGGATCCAGGGGCTGAAGGCTCTGGGCGTGAGGGAGCTGTCATACAGACTGGCCTTCTTAGCCTGCCATGTTGGCCCCACTAACCCCAGG TTTGGTGGTAAAGAGCTTCGTCAGGAGGACCAGACCGCAGAGAGTGTGAAGAACCAGATGACCGTTCAGGAGTGGGAGAAGGTGTTTGAGATGAGCCAGGACAAAAACCTCTACCACAACCTCTGCAGCAGCCTCTTCCCCACCATTCATG GTAATGATGAGATTAAGAGAGGAATATTGCTGATGCTCTTTGGAGGTGTTGCCAAAACCACCATGGAGGGAACTTCACTGAGGGGGGATATTAATGTGTGCATTGTTGGAGACCCCAGTACATCCAAGAGCCAGTTTCTCAA GCACGTTGAGGATTTTGCTCCCCGTGCTGTTTACACAAGTGGGAAGGCAAGTAGCGCCGCTGGTCTGACTGCCGCTGTGGTGAAAGATGAGGAGTCGCACGAGTTTGTCATCGAGGCTGGGGCTCTCATGCTGGCGGACAAT GGTGTGTGCTGTATTGATGAGTTTGATAAAATGGACCTAAAGGATCAGGTTGCTATCCATGAAGCTATGGAGCAGCAGACCATTTCAATCACCAAGGCTGGAGTCAAG GCCACCCTGAATGCCCGCACTTCCATCTTGGCTGCAGCGAATCCCATTGATGGCCGGTACAACCGTTCCAAGTCCCTGAAGCAGAATGTCAACATGTCTGCTCCCATCATGTCCAGATTCGACTTGTTCTTCATTCTGGTGGATGAGTGCAATGAG GTGACTGACTATGCTATCGCTAGGCGCATTGTGGACCTGCATGCTCGAAATGTGGAGTCAGTGGAGAGGATCTACGAAACAGACGAGATCCAGAGATATATTCTCTTTGCACGTCAGTTCCAGCCAAAG ATTGTGTCAGAGGCCCAGGAGTTTATTGTGGACCAGTACAAGCGTCTGCGCCAGAGGGACAGCAGCGGCACGGCCAAGTCATCCTGGCGCATCACCGTTAGGCAGCTGGAGAGCATGCTCAGACTGTCCGAGGCCATGGCCAGACTCTACTGCTCCGATGAG GTTCAACCCAAACATGTAAAAGAAGCCTTCCGGTTACTTAACAAGTCCATCATCCGTGTTGACTCCCCCGACATCAATTTTGATCAAGACCAAGAGGATAATGAGGATCTTGATG ATCAGAACGACGTGATGAATGAGGCTCACCAAAAACAGAATGGCATCAATGGAACAAATGGCCACGCCATGGAAACCGAGCAGCCTGGTGAGGACAAGCCTGCAGCTGCCAAGCCTGCGCTCCGCATGTCCTTCTCAGAGTACCGGAGGGTGTCCAATCTACTGGTCCTCCACATGCAGAAGATGGAGCAGT TGGATGAGGAGGCCTCGCTGAAGAAGAGTGAGCTGATCAACTGGTATCTGAAAGAGCTGGAGAGTGAGATTGACTCAGAGGCTGAGCTCATTGCCAAGAAGAGCTTGATTGAGCGGGTGATCCACAGACTCATTCATTAT GACCATATAATTATAGAACTGACAAAAACTGGACTGAAGAAAGTTGGGGACAAGGGAGAAGAACCTGTGATGGAGGAAGACCCTTATCTTGTTGTGAATCCAAACTATATTTTGGAGGATTAA